In the Rhipicephalus sanguineus isolate Rsan-2018 unplaced genomic scaffold, BIME_Rsan_1.4 Seq8393, whole genome shotgun sequence genome, one interval contains:
- the LOC119378463 gene encoding uncharacterized protein LOC119378463, which produces MNRKLSNDACGAAASSMASAAVSRNTSELQATNDGPQHAIPMISHDTLLNDEELSMSDDDGSEQHDPGELASEDDMQMPNSPTAPGHGGKSLFGELFTDVVTERVVLSRGDILLMVLKPA; this is translated from the exons ATGAACAG GAAACTTTCAAACGACGCTTGTGGTGCAGCGGCCTCCAGCATGGCATCTGCTGCGGTCAGTCGCAATACTTCAGAACTGCAAGCAACCAATGATGGGCCACAGCATGCCATCCCGATGATTTCCCACGACACATTGCTAAATGATGAAGAG cttTCCATGTCTGATGATGATGGTTCAGAGCAACATGATCCTGGAGAGCTGGCTTCAGAAGATGACATG CAAATGCCTAACAGTCCCACAGCGCCTGGTCATGGTGGCAAGTCGCTTTTTGGAGAGTTATTTACCGATGTTGTGACTGAAAGAGTGGTTCTGTCTAGAGGCGATATTCTCCTCATGGTGCTGAAGCCCGCT